One Desulfonatronovibrio hydrogenovorans DSM 9292 DNA segment encodes these proteins:
- a CDS encoding NF038143 family protein — protein sequence MSLTLDEKHDLILNQEKIFAYSLAKEMINKPAASVWMILLPILFVYHMFNIQKYKNSIHDFANNYLNTKTRALALALEQQKTGEKKELSLEVCFPQVDSANDKEVRVCQKQLKEIEVLFEHYAKLLGGRGKTYESLLKSGYSRGGDYRLFLNRLAEAENEVNRYVLKHFQTTDRAKEITRKMEGIVDRFREQDFRKYF from the coding sequence TTGTCTTTAACCCTTGATGAAAAACACGATCTGATTCTTAATCAGGAAAAGATATTTGCCTATTCCCTGGCCAAGGAAATGATCAACAAGCCAGCAGCATCAGTCTGGATGATTCTGCTGCCCATCCTGTTTGTTTATCACATGTTCAATATTCAGAAATATAAAAACAGCATCCATGATTTTGCCAATAACTATCTGAACACCAAGACCAGAGCTCTGGCCCTGGCCCTTGAACAGCAGAAGACCGGGGAGAAAAAAGAGCTTTCCCTGGAGGTTTGCTTTCCCCAGGTAGATTCAGCCAATGACAAGGAAGTCCGGGTCTGCCAGAAGCAGCTCAAGGAAATAGAAGTTCTTTTTGAACACTATGCCAAGCTGCTGGGGGGCCGGGGCAAAACCTACGAATCCCTGCTCAAAAGCGGATACAGCCGGGGCGGAGATTACCGGCTCTTTCTGAACAGGCTGGCCGAGGCTGAAAATGAGGTCAACCGCTATGTGCTGAAGCATTTCCAGACAACTGACCGGGCCAAAGAAATTACCAGGAAGATGGAGGGGATCGTGGACAGGTTCAGGGAACAGGATTTCAGAAAGTATTTTTAA
- a CDS encoding flagellar basal body rod C-terminal domain-containing protein → MQPIFSAGAMKTFAQSHNLTAHNLANLNTDGFKARELHLETGPDGKGVEPAGVFEDQTPGPAIQKQELVENDQERMEQQEIVAEASNTEPAREIVRMIADEQAFQANAQVVRTYDRLAGNIIDILV, encoded by the coding sequence ATGCAACCCATATTCAGTGCAGGGGCCATGAAAACCTTTGCCCAGTCCCACAATCTGACTGCTCACAACCTGGCCAATCTGAATACAGACGGGTTCAAAGCCAGGGAACTGCACCTGGAAACCGGACCTGACGGAAAAGGGGTCGAACCTGCAGGCGTATTTGAGGACCAGACTCCTGGGCCGGCCATCCAGAAGCAGGAATTGGTGGAGAATGATCAGGAAAGGATGGAGCAGCAGGAAATCGTGGCCGAAGCAAGCAATACAGAGCCGGCCAGGGAAATCGTCCGGATGATTGCTGATGAACAGGCTTTTCAGGCCAATGCCCAGGTGGTCAGGACCTATGACCGGCTGGCAGGGAATATTATTGACATCCTGGTCTGA
- a CDS encoding radical SAM protein → MKLLNKLLGRACPHLDWIQVGVTSRCNASCVYCPHHGLKKSWKGQDMPLKVFQGLSTSFSSIGLVYLQGWGEPLLHPDFFQMLDLVKKKGARVGLTSNATLLDLDTIKKLTDHGLDVICLSVAGSQEEANNRIRPGTSLKKVITAIENLHKVRISRGGSGPQIHLAYMLLRSGLGELEAMPGFFNSLGLDEIVVSSLTLALSPEMEKEMYLAGSKPEFAVLKSELRDMKRAADEPERIFFHLFNPYLDGSACSENIHKACYMSVDGTIRPCVYTDFAGLAPHGHFKFLNGNRHPLATLEFGSIGQKDLGRIWTGQEYQEFRQRFEQGSLVEPCLNCTKRFIDDLGGPQAKNKS, encoded by the coding sequence ATGAAACTGCTGAATAAACTTCTGGGCAGGGCCTGTCCCCATCTGGACTGGATTCAGGTGGGTGTGACCTCCAGGTGCAATGCCAGCTGCGTTTACTGTCCGCACCACGGGCTGAAAAAGAGCTGGAAAGGCCAGGATATGCCCCTGAAAGTGTTTCAAGGCCTTTCTACTAGTTTCTCCAGCATAGGCCTGGTTTATCTGCAGGGTTGGGGCGAGCCCCTGCTGCACCCTGATTTTTTTCAGATGCTCGATCTGGTCAAAAAAAAGGGGGCCAGGGTCGGCTTGACCAGTAATGCCACTTTGCTGGATCTGGACACCATAAAAAAACTGACTGACCATGGACTGGATGTGATCTGTCTTTCTGTGGCCGGTTCTCAAGAAGAAGCCAACAACCGGATCAGGCCGGGAACCAGCCTGAAAAAAGTGATCACAGCCATTGAAAATCTGCACAAGGTCAGGATTTCCAGGGGCGGTTCAGGCCCCCAGATCCACCTGGCTTACATGCTCCTCAGGTCCGGACTGGGTGAGCTTGAAGCCATGCCCGGTTTTTTCAATTCACTTGGACTGGATGAGATTGTAGTCAGCAGCCTTACCCTGGCTTTGAGTCCTGAGATGGAAAAGGAAATGTATCTGGCCGGGAGCAAACCAGAGTTTGCAGTCTTGAAAAGTGAACTCAGGGATATGAAACGAGCAGCTGATGAACCTGAGAGGATCTTTTTTCACCTATTCAACCCCTACCTGGATGGATCCGCCTGTTCGGAAAACATTCATAAGGCCTGCTATATGAGTGTTGACGGGACCATCAGACCTTGCGTATACACCGACTTTGCCGGTCTGGCCCCCCATGGCCACTTCAAATTTCTGAACGGAAACAGACATCCTCTGGCCACCCTTGAATTCGGGAGTATCGGACAAAAGGATCTGGGCCGGATATGGACCGGCCAGGAATACCAGGAATTTCGCCAAAGGTTTGAGCAGGGCAGCCTTGTTGAACCCTGCCTGAACTGCACCAAGCGGTTCATTGACGACCTGGGTGGTCCTCAAGCAAAAAATAAATCATAA
- a CDS encoding LpxI family protein gives MMETKTLGLIAGGGQFPLLVLKGAQQQGYTVAAVGFDKETSPAVDQAADQSIRIKLGQLGKMIKFLAGQKVTEVVFAGPINKPGAFDIRPDLRAIKLLLNLGSRNDNSLLSAVARELEKENLKIVSALNFVPDLVSPSGVLTRRKPSQGENQDIIFGWPLIKKIGSMDIGQCLVVKERVVVAVEAIEGTDATILRGGELAREGFTVIKTFKPGQDNRIDLPALGLGTIETMIRAGASCLAYESGNSLFFDRTEAIRLADRHKIAVVGISSDQPGAMAGS, from the coding sequence ATGATGGAGACTAAGACCCTGGGTCTTATTGCCGGGGGAGGCCAGTTTCCTCTTCTGGTGCTAAAAGGTGCTCAGCAGCAGGGCTATACAGTTGCTGCAGTGGGTTTTGATAAAGAAACTTCCCCAGCTGTTGACCAGGCAGCTGACCAGTCAATCCGCATCAAACTGGGCCAGCTCGGAAAAATGATCAAGTTCCTGGCAGGCCAAAAGGTCACAGAGGTCGTTTTTGCCGGTCCCATCAACAAGCCCGGGGCCTTTGACATCCGGCCGGACCTCAGGGCCATTAAGCTCCTGCTGAATCTTGGCAGCCGCAACGACAACTCTCTTCTTTCAGCCGTGGCCAGGGAGCTGGAAAAAGAAAATCTAAAAATAGTTTCTGCTTTGAACTTCGTGCCGGACCTGGTCTCACCTTCGGGTGTCCTGACCCGCAGAAAACCTTCCCAGGGCGAAAATCAGGACATAATTTTTGGCTGGCCATTGATCAAAAAAATCGGGTCCATGGACATCGGCCAGTGTCTGGTGGTCAAGGAAAGGGTGGTGGTGGCAGTGGAGGCCATAGAGGGAACCGATGCAACCATTCTCAGGGGAGGGGAACTGGCCAGGGAGGGATTTACGGTAATCAAGACCTTTAAACCCGGTCAGGACAACCGCATCGACCTTCCAGCCCTGGGTCTGGGAACCATTGAAACCATGATTCGGGCCGGTGCTTCATGTCTGGCCTATGAATCCGGGAACAGCCTTTTCTTTGACCGGACAGAAGCCATCCGACTGGCTGACAGGCATAAAATCGCTGTGGTGGGGATAAGTTCTGATCAGCCAGGAGCCATGGCCGGGTCCTGA
- a CDS encoding MerR family transcriptional regulator, giving the protein MADDLLTIKEIARRINLPESNVRYYRDKFQSYLPSVGSGRRKRFLPAAMDVFEKIAQGLEQGLSSEQIQAVLEEKFTRQPAGVYRQEQFISGPVPDIYSEPEPSFPGAIISSQAMALEKMAQAIKLERGFRQELGQMQKGCARMKKALVLLWKEQKRLGYKQPGELNLEAELDQIKKRQADLEIRLEKELGELKKELKKCQFWTKRAVLQTAGEKLGLGKDLES; this is encoded by the coding sequence ATGGCTGATGATCTGCTGACCATCAAGGAAATCGCCCGCAGGATAAACCTGCCTGAAAGCAATGTCCGTTATTACCGGGACAAGTTTCAAAGCTATCTTCCTTCAGTGGGATCGGGCCGGAGAAAAAGGTTTCTGCCGGCAGCAATGGACGTCTTTGAGAAAATTGCCCAGGGACTTGAGCAGGGTCTTTCATCGGAGCAGATTCAGGCTGTGCTGGAGGAGAAATTTACCCGGCAGCCTGCAGGCGTGTACAGGCAGGAACAGTTCATATCCGGCCCGGTGCCGGATATATACAGCGAACCAGAGCCTTCTTTTCCCGGTGCGATCATCTCCAGTCAGGCCATGGCCCTGGAAAAAATGGCCCAAGCCATCAAACTTGAGCGGGGCTTCAGGCAGGAGCTGGGCCAGATGCAAAAAGGCTGCGCCAGGATGAAGAAGGCCCTGGTTCTGCTGTGGAAGGAGCAGAAGCGGCTGGGGTACAAGCAGCCAGGAGAATTGAATCTTGAAGCAGAACTGGACCAGATCAAAAAAAGACAGGCAGACCTGGAAATTCGTCTGGAAAAGGAGCTGGGAGAGCTGAAAAAAGAATTGAAAAAGTGTCAGTTCTGGACCAAGCGGGCTGTTCTGCAGACCGCCGGAGAAAAGCTGGGCCTTGGCAAAGACCTGGAATCCTGA
- the fabZ gene encoding 3-hydroxyacyl-ACP dehydratase FabZ — protein sequence MKPPIQGEIVSRDILDLLPHRYPFLLVDRVLEFEPFKYIKAVKNITLNEPHFQGHFPMYPVMPGVLILESMAQTGGILVVKSVQEKMDGKIFLFAGLDKVRFRRPVFPGDTMILEIEYERHKLNLWKMQGRASVDNKVVAQGILSAAIVDREDQ from the coding sequence GTGAAACCTCCGATCCAGGGTGAAATAGTCAGCAGGGACATTCTGGACCTGCTTCCCCACAGGTATCCTTTTCTGCTGGTGGACCGGGTTCTGGAATTCGAACCCTTCAAATACATCAAGGCTGTTAAAAACATCACCCTGAATGAACCTCATTTTCAGGGACACTTTCCCATGTATCCGGTCATGCCCGGGGTTCTGATCCTGGAGTCCATGGCCCAGACCGGCGGAATACTGGTGGTCAAAAGCGTCCAGGAAAAAATGGACGGCAAGATCTTTCTCTTTGCCGGCCTGGACAAGGTCCGTTTTCGCAGGCCGGTTTTTCCCGGGGACACCATGATCCTGGAAATTGAATATGAACGGCACAAGCTGAATCTCTGGAAGATGCAGGGCAGGGCTTCAGTGGACAACAAAGTGGTGGCCCAGGGCATACTCTCGGCAGCCATCGTAGACAGGGAAGATCAGTAG
- a CDS encoding c-type heme family protein produces the protein MNKNKSLSPYNEGQGPHFPGLSLSLRSKFLIGTAIILIVVCFISAFIIYYREKSLLEESAYAKTELVMAAVEASRMYVRDELRPRMMENFGQDFFMLEAMSTSYVGRAVMDKLKVNLPEYSYRRVSINARNPDSEADEMERGMIKYFRDSAQDHNWQGLVDMEGEAQYMRFRPVYFDESCMSCHGEPADAPQKLITLYGDERGFGHYPGELAGLIAVGIPVQSALSAIQEKATSVFLVVFFGVSVFYLLLTFFFNWIVVNNLRGVLGLFQEQVEEKSLPEIFGQSRSADELETLSTAAQTMATHLKQTREELKRHAQDLEVKVAERTKALSHSKKLLNEKVLARNQELKALNFIAELTTQARGLADIWPQALSRTLSLIPANGVGIYLLNERSGSLELKYQQNAQDLPSGVDCLKQATGLVRKDFQTSMCQAMGGDMNGFSSADFGHCLNVPLYCRGKVLGVMSFIWVDFSEISSEQKELLLSIGRQIGIAIESLNGLQKLIQSKELLQSVFDGITDLVVLLDKDFRIKMVNKGYLQKFRVAPEDVIDIPCYEAHSGLRKPCPHCTLKEVVQSGRPVVSESVCGTGEIYLVHFYPILNEQGELESIIRYARDITDQKKVEQRIQQTEKMVAMGQLAAGVAHEINNPLGIILCYSELLKRQLADFPQGLKDLHVIEKQTLNCKRIVTDLLHFSRGQESAKEYQSLNRTIEEVTQIFKHQLKKQKIGLDLSLDREMPDVFFNENKMKQVFVNLIMNACQAMGKSGEIRIKSQYIEEGNTVEVTFWDSGQGMDQEVRHKIFDPFFSTKKTGESTGLGLSVSYGIIQDHGGDIQVRSEQGLWTEFKIKLPVSGSPKQG, from the coding sequence ATGAATAAAAATAAATCCCTAAGCCCGTATAATGAAGGCCAGGGGCCTCACTTTCCCGGCCTGTCCCTGAGTCTCAGGTCCAAATTCCTGATAGGCACGGCCATTATTCTGATCGTTGTCTGCTTTATCAGCGCGTTTATTATCTACTACCGGGAGAAAAGCCTGCTGGAGGAATCGGCCTATGCCAAGACCGAGCTGGTCATGGCAGCGGTTGAAGCCAGCAGGATGTATGTCCGGGATGAGCTCCGGCCAAGGATGATGGAAAATTTCGGCCAGGATTTTTTCATGCTTGAGGCCATGTCGACCTCTTATGTGGGCCGGGCAGTCATGGACAAATTAAAGGTCAACCTGCCTGAGTACAGCTATCGCCGGGTTTCCATTAATGCCAGAAACCCTGATTCCGAGGCTGATGAGATGGAAAGGGGCATGATCAAGTATTTCAGGGACAGCGCCCAGGATCATAACTGGCAGGGTCTTGTGGATATGGAGGGTGAGGCCCAGTACATGCGGTTCAGACCGGTCTATTTTGACGAGTCCTGCATGTCCTGCCACGGGGAACCGGCTGATGCTCCTCAAAAGCTCATCACTTTATACGGGGACGAACGGGGCTTCGGCCATTACCCTGGTGAGCTGGCCGGATTGATTGCCGTGGGCATTCCAGTCCAGAGCGCCCTTTCGGCCATTCAGGAGAAAGCTACGTCTGTTTTTCTGGTGGTCTTTTTCGGGGTGTCAGTATTTTATCTCCTTTTGACCTTTTTTTTCAACTGGATAGTGGTCAACAATCTGCGGGGAGTGCTGGGGCTTTTCCAGGAACAGGTGGAGGAAAAGAGTCTGCCTGAGATCTTTGGACAGTCCAGGTCGGCTGATGAACTGGAGACCCTGTCCACTGCGGCCCAGACCATGGCCACCCACCTCAAGCAGACCAGGGAGGAACTCAAGCGTCATGCCCAGGACCTGGAGGTGAAGGTTGCCGAAAGAACCAAGGCCCTGAGCCATTCAAAAAAGCTTCTCAATGAGAAAGTCCTGGCCCGAAACCAGGAGCTCAAGGCCCTGAATTTCATTGCCGAGCTGACTACCCAGGCCCGGGGACTGGCCGATATCTGGCCCCAGGCCCTGAGCCGGACTCTGTCTCTTATCCCGGCCAACGGAGTTGGAATCTATCTGCTCAATGAAAGGTCAGGATCTCTTGAACTCAAATACCAGCAGAACGCCCAGGACCTGCCCTCTGGTGTAGACTGTCTGAAGCAGGCAACCGGACTGGTCCGGAAGGATTTTCAGACATCCATGTGTCAGGCCATGGGTGGGGACATGAACGGCTTCAGTTCCGCTGACTTCGGCCATTGTCTGAATGTTCCCCTGTACTGCCGGGGCAAGGTCCTGGGGGTGATGAGTTTCATCTGGGTGGATTTTTCCGAGATATCTTCGGAACAAAAAGAGCTTCTCCTTTCCATCGGCAGGCAGATCGGAATCGCCATTGAAAGTCTGAACGGCCTGCAGAAGCTCATCCAGAGCAAGGAGCTTCTGCAGTCGGTGTTTGACGGGATAACTGATCTGGTTGTCCTGCTGGACAAGGATTTCCGGATCAAGATGGTCAACAAAGGCTACCTGCAGAAGTTTCGGGTTGCTCCTGAAGACGTTATTGACATCCCCTGCTACGAGGCCCATTCCGGGCTCAGGAAACCCTGCCCCCACTGCACTCTGAAAGAGGTTGTCCAGTCCGGCAGGCCTGTTGTCAGCGAGTCTGTCTGCGGAACAGGAGAGATTTATCTGGTGCATTTCTATCCCATTCTTAACGAACAGGGGGAGCTGGAAAGCATTATCAGGTATGCCAGGGATATAACCGACCAGAAAAAGGTGGAGCAGAGGATCCAGCAGACCGAGAAGATGGTGGCCATGGGTCAGCTGGCTGCAGGAGTGGCCCATGAAATAAACAATCCCCTGGGCATCATCCTTTGTTACTCTGAACTGCTGAAAAGGCAGCTGGCTGATTTTCCCCAGGGACTAAAGGACCTGCATGTCATTGAAAAGCAGACCCTCAACTGCAAGCGGATAGTCACCGACCTGCTCCACTTTTCCCGGGGGCAGGAGAGCGCCAAAGAGTATCAGTCCCTGAACCGGACCATTGAAGAGGTAACCCAGATTTTCAAACACCAGCTCAAGAAACAGAAGATAGGTCTTGATCTCAGCCTGGACAGGGAAATGCCTGACGTATTTTTCAATGAAAACAAGATGAAACAGGTTTTTGTGAACCTGATCATGAACGCCTGCCAGGCCATGGGCAAGAGCGGCGAGATCCGGATAAAATCGCAGTATATTGAAGAAGGTAATACAGTTGAAGTGACTTTCTGGGACAGTGGCCAGGGCATGGATCAGGAAGTCAGACACAAGATATTTGATCCTTTTTTCAGTACCAAGAAGACCGGAGAAAGCACGGGACTGGGCCTGTCGGTAAGCTACGGGATCATCCAGGACCATGGCGGTGATATCCAGGTTAGGAGCGAGCAGGGCCTATGGACTGAATTCAAGATCAAGCTGCCGGTATCTGGCAGCCCCAAACAAGGTTAA
- a CDS encoding sigma-54-dependent transcriptional regulator, protein MQELNMLIVDDEKDMLDGLKRILPYELDQTEIKVSSNPIKALELIRQNQFDLILMDVRMPEMDGIELLEKVKQVDPDATIVMMTAYGSIETAVQAIKMGAYDFITKPFDIPDLVRHIKKGLERSSLIRENMDLRKKISEKSVFEDFVGQTPPMKRLYETIQSLAHTDYSVLIRGESGTGKELVARAIHSLSSRSDRPLVTVNCPAIPEHLLESELFGHKKGSFTGALKDHKGLFVEASGSSLLLDEIADIPVTIQTKLLRALQEQEIRPLGSSRNLRVDARILSTTNQDLEEKIKDKSFREDLFYRLNVVSVSTPPLREIMEDIPLLVHHFNRKVAEELGSEPRKISTPVLDSLMRREWPGNVRELQNFVRRMVVFSAGDQVDMATLQAVDNQNHSRSSSNGLSGLDGAELYAEAKSRVVNQFTENYVREILSKTSGNISHAAKLAGMSRVALQKILRRLEIDSNGFRERV, encoded by the coding sequence ATGCAGGAACTGAACATGCTCATCGTGGATGATGAAAAGGACATGCTTGACGGGCTGAAAAGAATACTGCCCTATGAGCTGGATCAAACCGAGATCAAGGTCTCGTCCAACCCCATCAAGGCTTTGGAGCTGATCAGGCAGAATCAGTTCGACCTGATTCTGATGGACGTGCGCATGCCTGAAATGGACGGCATCGAGCTCCTTGAAAAGGTCAAGCAGGTGGATCCGGATGCAACCATAGTCATGATGACCGCCTACGGCAGCATTGAAACAGCTGTTCAGGCCATAAAAATGGGGGCCTACGATTTCATAACCAAGCCCTTTGATATCCCGGATCTGGTCAGACATATCAAAAAGGGCCTGGAAAGGAGCTCCCTGATCCGGGAGAACATGGACCTCAGAAAGAAAATATCCGAGAAATCGGTATTTGAGGACTTTGTGGGGCAGACCCCACCCATGAAAAGGCTGTACGAAACCATCCAATCTCTGGCCCATACCGATTATTCTGTTCTGATCCGAGGAGAGTCAGGCACAGGAAAGGAACTGGTGGCCAGGGCCATCCATTCCCTTAGCAGCAGAAGCGACAGACCTCTGGTTACGGTCAATTGCCCGGCCATACCTGAACACCTTCTGGAAAGCGAGCTTTTCGGACATAAAAAAGGCTCGTTTACCGGAGCCCTTAAGGACCACAAGGGGCTTTTCGTGGAGGCCAGCGGGTCAAGCCTGCTTTTGGATGAAATAGCCGATATCCCGGTGACCATTCAGACCAAGCTCCTGAGAGCCCTGCAGGAGCAGGAGATAAGACCGCTGGGCAGCAGCAGAAACCTCCGGGTGGATGCCAGAATTCTTTCCACAACTAATCAGGATCTCGAGGAAAAGATAAAAGACAAGAGCTTCCGGGAGGACCTGTTTTACCGGCTGAATGTGGTCAGTGTTTCCACCCCCCCTCTGCGGGAGATCATGGAAGACATTCCCCTTCTGGTCCATCATTTCAACAGAAAAGTTGCAGAAGAGCTTGGTTCGGAACCAAGAAAAATTTCCACCCCTGTTCTGGACTCCCTGATGCGCCGGGAATGGCCCGGCAATGTCCGGGAGCTGCAGAATTTTGTCCGAAGGATGGTGGTCTTTTCTGCCGGGGACCAGGTGGATATGGCAACCCTGCAGGCAGTGGACAACCAGAATCATTCCCGGTCATCCAGCAATGGACTGTCTGGTCTGGATGGGGCTGAACTCTATGCTGAAGCCAAGTCCAGGGTAGTCAACCAGTTTACTGAGAACTATGTCCGGGAAATTTTGTCCAAGACTTCAGGGAATATTTCCCACGCAGCCAAGCTGGCCGGAATGAGCAGGGTTGCCCTGCAGAAAATATTGCGCCGGCTGGAAATTGATTCCAACGGATTCAGAGAAAGGGTTTGA
- the lpxA gene encoding acyl-ACP--UDP-N-acetylglucosamine O-acyltransferase produces the protein MATEIHPTAIVDPTSELGVDVIIGPYTIIEASTQLGDGTRVDAFAQVKKFTSLGRNNHIYSYACIGEAPQDIKYQGQETWLRLGDNNKVREYATLNRGTPDGRGVTRIGSNCFLMAYTHVAHDCILEDNVIMANSATLAGHVHLGQRSVVGGLCAVHQFVRIGEYAFIGGKSGVAQDVPPYMLVAGERAKIYGPNLIGMRRAGFDRHETSAVKKTFHLIWGSGLSRDQAIEQVLQDFGQFRTVQKLVDFLKSSSRGIVSRDKSRKDDGD, from the coding sequence GTGGCTACAGAGATTCATCCAACCGCAATTGTTGATCCCACGTCTGAACTTGGTGTAGACGTGATCATCGGCCCGTACACCATTATTGAAGCCAGCACCCAGCTTGGGGACGGAACCAGGGTGGACGCCTTTGCCCAGGTCAAAAAATTCACTTCCCTGGGCCGGAACAACCATATTTATTCATATGCCTGCATTGGGGAAGCACCCCAGGACATTAAATACCAGGGTCAGGAAACCTGGCTCAGACTGGGAGACAACAATAAGGTCCGGGAATACGCTACCCTGAACCGGGGAACACCCGACGGCAGAGGAGTGACCCGAATCGGCTCCAACTGCTTTTTAATGGCCTACACCCATGTGGCCCACGACTGCATCCTGGAAGACAATGTGATCATGGCCAACAGCGCCACCCTGGCCGGACATGTTCATCTCGGTCAAAGATCTGTGGTGGGAGGGTTGTGTGCTGTACATCAGTTCGTGCGCATCGGAGAATACGCTTTTATCGGGGGGAAAAGCGGAGTGGCCCAGGACGTGCCTCCCTACATGCTGGTGGCTGGGGAACGGGCCAAAATCTACGGTCCCAACCTCATCGGTATGCGCAGGGCCGGGTTTGACCGCCATGAAACCTCAGCCGTGAAAAAGACCTTTCATTTGATCTGGGGCTCGGGCCTGTCCAGGGACCAGGCCATTGAACAGGTTCTTCAAGATTTTGGACAGTTTAGGACAGTGCAGAAGCTGGTGGATTTTCTGAAGTCCAGCTCCAGGGGGATCGTATCCAGAGACAAGTCCAGGAAGGATGATGGAGACTAA
- a CDS encoding YeiH family protein, with product MAENTQKQPEYVVDRAGWEWSELYKKEDWWAIWLGFIILIVGMLIFLPRPPAEMDQKISQAQAIMQAEEARTGTAFETIEWHKANDTMSGLRARSEPHGRTIAKWLGTPGRWASNPMEALILTETRAAEIRANAQPRHAEAQEKTATALARAEAAQAAAAEANFQNSDLNKQAETAIAEWRSARSAESSARSRANTQAYNKIPHLIGIMIIFMLFFAFGTRFMNINTSNFIKGFAFVFLLAIVAEVIGGNSTLRSWGFGPLIWAILGGMLIANTVGTPKFIQDAAQTEYFIKTGLVLLGAEILFGKILAIGVPGIFVAWVVTPTVLILTYIFGQKVIKIPSKTLNITVSADMCVCGVSAAIATAAACRATKEELTIAIGMSMLFTAVMMIALPTFIVAVGMHPVLGGAWIGGTIDSTGAVVAAGAFLGETGMFVAATIKMIQNVMIGVIAFGVAVYWCTKVDCVPGQQVSKMEIWYRFPKFVLGFLAASILFSIMLEAMGPRGDVMLDQGVLRGFSRPLREWFFILAFASIGLTSNFREMAKHFRGGKPVILYVCGQSLNLILTLTMAYIMFFLVFPGITETL from the coding sequence ATGGCTGAAAACACGCAGAAACAACCTGAATACGTAGTAGACCGGGCTGGATGGGAATGGTCCGAACTCTACAAAAAAGAAGATTGGTGGGCCATCTGGCTGGGCTTCATCATCCTCATTGTGGGTATGCTCATCTTCCTGCCCAGGCCCCCGGCGGAAATGGATCAGAAGATATCCCAGGCCCAGGCCATTATGCAGGCTGAAGAGGCCAGAACCGGCACTGCCTTTGAAACCATTGAGTGGCACAAGGCCAACGATACCATGTCCGGGTTGCGGGCCAGGAGCGAACCCCATGGCCGGACCATTGCCAAATGGCTGGGAACTCCGGGCAGGTGGGCCTCCAATCCCATGGAAGCCCTGATTCTGACCGAAACCAGAGCAGCTGAGATCCGGGCCAATGCCCAGCCCAGGCATGCCGAGGCCCAGGAAAAGACAGCCACTGCCCTGGCCAGGGCAGAAGCAGCCCAGGCCGCTGCAGCTGAGGCCAACTTCCAGAACAGTGATCTGAACAAACAGGCAGAAACAGCCATAGCAGAATGGCGTTCCGCCAGGAGCGCTGAAAGCAGCGCCCGCTCCAGAGCCAATACCCAAGCCTACAACAAGATTCCTCACCTCATTGGGATCATGATCATCTTCATGCTGTTCTTTGCCTTTGGAACCAGGTTCATGAACATCAACACCTCCAACTTTATCAAAGGGTTTGCCTTTGTCTTCCTGCTGGCCATTGTGGCTGAAGTCATCGGAGGCAATTCCACCCTCAGGAGCTGGGGATTCGGACCATTGATCTGGGCCATCCTGGGCGGCATGCTCATTGCCAATACAGTGGGTACGCCGAAGTTTATCCAGGACGCAGCCCAGACCGAATACTTCATCAAAACAGGTCTGGTCCTGCTGGGTGCTGAAATTCTGTTCGGCAAGATCCTGGCCATTGGTGTGCCTGGTATCTTTGTAGCCTGGGTGGTCACTCCAACAGTTTTGATCCTGACCTACATCTTCGGACAAAAGGTTATCAAAATTCCTTCCAAGACCCTGAATATTACTGTGTCGGCTGATATGTGCGTCTGCGGTGTATCTGCAGCCATTGCTACTGCAGCTGCCTGCCGGGCCACCAAGGAAGAGCTGACCATTGCCATTGGTATGTCCATGCTCTTTACAGCCGTTATGATGATCGCCCTGCCCACCTTTATTGTTGCCGTTGGTATGCACCCGGTACTGGGTGGAGCCTGGATCGGCGGCACCATTGACTCTACAGGCGCGGTTGTGGCAGCTGGAGCATTTCTGGGTGAAACCGGAATGTTTGTTGCGGCCACCATCAAGATGATCCAGAACGTCATGATCGGAGTCATTGCCTTTGGTGTAGCTGTTTACTGGTGCACCAAGGTGGACTGCGTACCCGGCCAGCAGGTCAGCAAAATGGAAATCTGGTACCGCTTTCCCAAGTTCGTGCTTGGGTTCCTGGCAGCCTCCATTCTGTTCTCCATCATGCTGGAAGCCATGGGTCCCCGCGGCGACGTAATGCTTGATCAGGGCGTACTGCGCGGGTTCAGCCGTCCCTTGAGGGAATGGTTCTTTATCCTGGCCTTTGCCTCCATCGGTCTGACCTCTAACTTCAGAGAGATGGCCAAGCACTTCAGAGGCGGCAAGCCGGTCATCCTCTATGTCTGCGGTCAGAGCCTGAACCTCATCCTGACCCTGACCATGGCCTACATCATGTTCTTCCTCGTATTCCCCGGAATCACCGAGACCCTGTAG